A genomic segment from Aridibaculum aurantiacum encodes:
- a CDS encoding cytochrome c oxidase subunit 3, whose protein sequence is MMMATYSQEQRKKLHPHKFTLLIAMGSIIMMFAGLTSAYIVKSNQVNWLQFPMPPMFWYSTVVILISSLTIHLASKAFSAREMSRYRTLITITAALGVAFVVLQWLGFQWLQDNGVQILGAGSNAAASFIGVITGIHIVHVLGGVVALLFLFFRAFSRTRKNYSSTGIEMAAIYWHFVDGLWIYLFLFYMYVSG, encoded by the coding sequence ATGATGATGGCAACGTATAGTCAAGAACAAAGAAAGAAGTTACACCCGCATAAGTTCACATTGCTAATAGCGATGGGAAGCATCATTATGATGTTTGCGGGATTAACAAGCGCTTATATAGTAAAGAGCAACCAGGTTAACTGGCTACAGTTTCCGATGCCGCCGATGTTTTGGTATTCTACAGTAGTTATTTTAATCAGCAGCTTAACCATTCACCTTGCGTCTAAAGCATTTAGTGCACGTGAAATGTCAAGGTATCGCACGCTGATAACTATTACAGCTGCTTTAGGAGTTGCTTTTGTTGTACTACAATGGTTGGGCTTTCAATGGTTGCAGGATAATGGCGTACAGATATTGGGAGCAGGAAGTAATGCAGCTGCTTCATTCATAGGGGTAATTACAGGCATACATATAGTGCATGTGCTTGGAGGTGTAGTAGCATTGTTGTTTCTTTTCTTTAGGGCGTTTAGCCGTACAAGAAAGAACTACAGCAGTACAGGAATAGAAATGGCTGCTATTTACTGGCATTTTGTAGATGGATTATGGATTTATCTTTTCCTGTTTTACATGTATGTAAGCGGGTAA
- a CDS encoding cytochrome c oxidase subunit 3, producing the protein MATTTISTEPKWWSGGKSPFNVEYGKLMMWYFLMSDAFTFGAFLIAYGTVRFASNGWPDPNEVFQSFPGLGSGLPLLFVSLMTFILIVSSVTMVLAVKAGHERNKAAVIKYLVWTIVGGIAFLACQAWEWTHLHHEGAWWGSNPFPNADGSAATANFSNFFFTITGFHGFHVLSGVVINIVMLIMTMNNVFEKKGHYLMIEKAGLYWHFVDLVWVFVFTCFYLI; encoded by the coding sequence ATGGCGACAACTACAATTTCAACAGAGCCAAAATGGTGGAGCGGAGGGAAAAGTCCATTTAATGTAGAGTATGGAAAACTGATGATGTGGTACTTCCTGATGAGTGATGCCTTCACTTTTGGAGCATTCCTTATTGCTTATGGTACAGTCCGTTTTGCCAGCAATGGATGGCCTGACCCTAACGAAGTATTCCAGTCATTTCCTGGATTAGGTAGTGGTCTACCACTGTTGTTCGTGAGTTTGATGACCTTTATCCTGATCGTAAGTTCAGTAACTATGGTGCTTGCTGTAAAAGCAGGTCATGAGCGTAACAAAGCTGCTGTAATAAAATACCTGGTTTGGACAATTGTTGGTGGTATTGCCTTCCTTGCATGCCAGGCATGGGAATGGACACACTTACATCACGAGGGAGCATGGTGGGGTAGCAATCCTTTTCCTAACGCAGATGGATCTGCAGCTACAGCTAACTTCTCTAACTTCTTTTTTACCATTACCGGTTTCCATGGTTTCCACGTTCTTTCTGGTGTTGTCATCAACATTGTGATGCTGATAATGACCATGAACAACGTGTTTGAAAAGAAGGGACACTACCTGATGATCGAGAAGGCTGGATTGTACTGGCACTTTGTAGACCTTGTTTGGGTATTTGTATTCACTTGCTTTTACCTAATCTAA
- a CDS encoding cytochrome C oxidase subunit IV family protein: MAQVSQTSHIGEHKENKNEVRNVTIILSVLTIVELILGYWMYVAGLQGFLQIFIKGVIIILMLAKAFYIVTYFMHLGHEIKNLIMTIVVPLALFIWFIIAFLYDGNSYKNLRNQYDRHHYEESNKTYNTPQNDEKAHGQSDKAVEKGKKPQEH; this comes from the coding sequence ATGGCACAAGTATCACAAACATCCCATATAGGGGAGCACAAAGAAAATAAGAATGAGGTTCGTAATGTTACCATCATTCTGTCGGTGCTAACCATCGTAGAATTGATTTTAGGCTATTGGATGTATGTAGCCGGTTTACAAGGTTTCCTTCAAATTTTTATTAAGGGCGTTATCATCATCTTGATGTTGGCTAAAGCCTTCTATATCGTTACATATTTTATGCACCTTGGCCACGAGATCAAGAATTTGATCATGACCATAGTTGTTCCTCTTGCACTGTTCATTTGGTTTATTATAGCTTTCTTGTACGATGGCAATAGCTATAAAAACCTGCGCAACCAGTACGACAGGCACCACTACGAGGAGAGCAACAAGACTTATAACACTCCGCAAAATGATGAAAAAGCGCATGGCCAGAGTGATAAGGCTGTTGAGAAAGGTAAAAAGCCACAAGAACACTAG
- a CDS encoding SCO family protein: MNKKAALALAIAILIPLTCYLVIKFASDESIAMPPRYFADSVITKTVDGKTTTDTVWHKVGDITLVNQLGDTVSLYDIKGKMIVADFFFTRCPSICPTMTRHMAKMQQSFSHMREGRRVIDSTVVNFLSFSVDPERDSVPQLKQYADRFGVNHDNWWMLTGPKKEIYDFALNELKLGLQDGEGVDSSFIHSSKFVLIDRDYVVRGYYNGLDTTSLKKLSADIGLLMLEKDKKKKRNLFRK; this comes from the coding sequence ATGAATAAGAAAGCAGCCCTGGCGCTGGCAATAGCAATCCTTATCCCGCTTACTTGCTACCTGGTGATAAAGTTTGCCAGCGATGAAAGCATTGCGATGCCGCCCCGTTACTTCGCAGATTCTGTGATAACAAAAACGGTAGATGGCAAAACAACCACTGATACTGTATGGCACAAAGTGGGGGATATAACACTGGTAAACCAATTAGGTGATACAGTTAGCCTGTACGACATAAAAGGCAAAATGATCGTAGCTGATTTTTTCTTTACACGCTGCCCATCCATTTGCCCTACTATGACAAGGCATATGGCTAAAATGCAGCAATCCTTCTCGCACATGCGCGAGGGGCGAAGAGTTATTGACTCTACGGTTGTCAATTTTCTTTCGTTTAGTGTAGATCCTGAAAGAGACTCGGTACCGCAATTAAAACAATATGCAGACCGCTTTGGCGTAAACCATGACAACTGGTGGATGCTTACCGGCCCTAAGAAAGAAATCTATGATTTTGCGCTTAATGAACTAAAGCTTGGATTGCAGGATGGTGAAGGTGTGGACAGTTCCTTTATCCATTCTTCTAAGTTTGTTCTTATAGATCGTGATTACGTGGTGCGTGGATATTATAATGGTCTTGACACCACCTCCCTCAAGAAACTTTCTGCAGATATTGGTTTGCTCATGCTGGAAAAAGACAAGAAAAAGAAGCGTAACCTCTTCCGTAAATAA
- a CDS encoding DUF420 domain-containing protein, translating into MLEARIQKNDKKAYWLICIFSVVVFTVITFLGRIELDVEPGFDIHIFAKINALTNTAVAVLLVWALVAVKNKNYALHRNVMYGAMLLSIVFLVSYIAHHLLAGEARFGDLDHDGVVSAEEKLQAGSIRIVYLVLLITHIILAAFILPIILLTAYRAMTGEWQRHRKLAKYTWPLWFYVAVTGPIIYLMISPYYK; encoded by the coding sequence ATGTTAGAAGCAAGGATTCAGAAGAATGATAAGAAGGCCTATTGGCTAATATGTATTTTCTCAGTTGTAGTTTTTACCGTTATTACTTTTTTAGGAAGAATAGAACTTGATGTAGAGCCAGGTTTCGACATCCACATATTTGCCAAGATCAATGCGTTGACCAATACTGCTGTTGCCGTGCTACTGGTATGGGCATTGGTTGCGGTAAAAAACAAGAACTACGCTCTGCATCGCAACGTTATGTATGGTGCAATGCTACTTTCCATTGTGTTCCTGGTGTCGTATATAGCTCACCACCTGCTTGCGGGTGAAGCACGATTTGGCGATCTTGATCATGATGGCGTAGTAAGCGCAGAAGAAAAATTACAGGCCGGCTCCATTCGTATCGTTTACCTGGTATTATTGATCACACATATCATTCTTGCCGCTTTCATTCTTCCTATCATTCTGCTTACCGCCTACAGGGCTATGACTGGTGAGTGGCAGCGACACAGGAAGCTGGCAAAATATACATGGCCTCTATGGTTTTATGTAGCCGTTACAGGACCTATTATTTACTTGATGATCAGTCCTTACTATAAGTAG
- a CDS encoding MGMT family protein, whose translation MKKKNDAGKLPIGDASRHYTFFENVWDVVRQIPAGRVTTYGAIAEYLGARSSARMVGWAMNQAHYVQPPVPAQRVVNRNGILSGKAHFSTPTLMQELLQQEGLQVENDTIVDFKIHLWLPVEEL comes from the coding sequence ATGAAAAAAAAGAATGATGCAGGTAAACTTCCCATAGGTGATGCTTCCCGTCATTATACTTTTTTTGAGAATGTTTGGGATGTGGTGCGGCAAATACCTGCTGGCCGTGTAACCACGTACGGAGCAATTGCAGAATATTTAGGCGCCCGCTCATCTGCACGAATGGTAGGCTGGGCTATGAACCAGGCACACTATGTTCAACCGCCTGTACCAGCGCAAAGAGTTGTAAACCGCAATGGCATATTGTCCGGAAAAGCACATTTTTCTACACCAACCTTAATGCAGGAACTGCTGCAGCAGGAAGGTCTTCAGGTAGAGAATGATACCATAGTTGATTTTAAAATCCACCTATGGCTACCCGTTGAAGAGTTGTAG
- a CDS encoding DUF5522 domain-containing protein — protein sequence MKKKLVEGEDFYYDVSGYMVLTEKYHLERGSCCGNGCRHCPYNFINVPEPRRTDLLSTREKSPIKH from the coding sequence GTGAAGAAGAAGCTGGTGGAAGGTGAAGACTTTTATTATGATGTTTCAGGTTATATGGTTCTTACTGAGAAGTACCACCTGGAACGCGGAAGCTGCTGTGGCAATGGCTGCAGGCACTGCCCTTATAACTTTATAAATGTACCCGAGCCACGTCGCACTGATTTGTTATCCACCAGGGAAAAGTCTCCTATAAAACATTAA
- the trmB gene encoding tRNA (guanosine(46)-N7)-methyltransferase TrmB — MGQKKLVRFAAIKTFNNVLEYPQDIKGKWAEHFGNNNPVVLELACGKGEYTVGLSKMYPLKNFIGVDIKGNRIWVGAKKALEGNLANAAFLRTQIQKLEEYFTQGEVSEIWITFPDPQLTPGKAKKRLTHPRFLLRYQQVLAKGGVIHLKTDSPNLYEFTKKVINLFSLNLLEDYDDVYAQAGISEELKIKTHYEQLDIAQSNRIHYLKFSLGEGLPADAEEQLKKVLSEEEAGGR, encoded by the coding sequence ATGGGTCAGAAAAAATTAGTGCGGTTTGCAGCGATCAAAACATTCAATAATGTGCTGGAGTACCCGCAGGATATTAAGGGAAAATGGGCGGAGCATTTTGGCAACAATAACCCTGTGGTGCTGGAACTGGCATGCGGCAAAGGAGAATACACAGTGGGTCTTTCTAAAATGTATCCCCTGAAAAACTTTATCGGAGTTGACATTAAAGGAAACCGTATTTGGGTTGGCGCAAAGAAAGCGTTGGAAGGAAACCTTGCTAACGCGGCTTTTTTACGTACGCAAATTCAAAAGCTGGAAGAATATTTTACTCAAGGTGAAGTATCTGAGATCTGGATCACTTTTCCCGACCCGCAACTTACACCAGGTAAAGCCAAAAAACGATTGACTCATCCACGCTTCCTGCTGCGTTACCAGCAGGTGCTGGCTAAAGGTGGTGTCATACATTTAAAAACGGACAGCCCGAACCTGTACGAATTCACGAAAAAGGTGATCAATCTCTTTTCGCTGAACCTTTTAGAAGATTATGATGATGTATATGCCCAGGCAGGCATTTCAGAAGAATTGAAGATAAAAACCCATTACGAGCAGCTGGATATAGCGCAGAGCAATCGCATCCATTACCTGAAATTTTCTTTGGGTGAAGGCTTACCTGCTGACGCCGAAGAACAACTTAAAAAAGTACTGAGTGAAGAAGAAGCTGGTGGAAGGTGA
- a CDS encoding BON domain-containing protein, producing the protein MAHNRINDSRYGRDYIEDNNENTNSRSRRYEDRWQRYGSNGNQRQVNDQRNQYDHMDPERNQFDNDNNYQRGVYGNSTGVNRGSGQYLHSRDDSDRGYGRSGNMRPNPGYAGSNYGRYDRSFDENNNRNWWDKTVDEMYAFFGDEEAEKRRKMDEVRDNFRGKGPKGYTRSDSKIKDDVSDRLMDDPYVDASDIEVTVENAEVVLTGTVNSRYIKRRAEDLADMVMGVKNVENRLKVIERNRGNDRDYSSGNPNVNM; encoded by the coding sequence ATGGCACATAATCGCATTAATGATAGCCGCTATGGCAGGGACTACATTGAAGACAATAACGAAAACACGAACTCGCGCAGCAGGCGATACGAAGACAGGTGGCAACGCTATGGGAGCAATGGCAATCAACGTCAGGTAAATGACCAGCGCAATCAATATGACCATATGGATCCGGAGCGTAACCAGTTTGACAATGATAATAACTACCAGCGCGGCGTGTATGGCAATAGTACGGGTGTTAACCGTGGCAGCGGCCAATACTTACACAGCCGCGACGATAGTGACCGCGGCTATGGAAGGAGTGGAAACATGCGTCCTAATCCGGGCTATGCAGGTAGCAATTATGGCAGGTACGACAGGAGCTTTGATGAAAACAACAACCGCAACTGGTGGGATAAAACAGTAGATGAAATGTATGCGTTCTTTGGCGATGAGGAAGCCGAAAAGCGCAGGAAGATGGATGAAGTAAGAGACAACTTCAGGGGGAAAGGCCCGAAAGGCTACACACGCAGCGACAGTAAGATAAAAGATGATGTTAGCGACCGCCTGATGGACGACCCATATGTAGATGCTTCAGATATAGAAGTGACCGTAGAAAATGCAGAAGTAGTTCTAACCGGGACGGTCAACAGCCGGTATATAAAGCGACGTGCAGAAGACCTGGCAGACATGGTTATGGGAGTAAAAAACGTAGAGAACAGGCTAAAAGTAATAGAAAGGAACCGCGGTAACGACCGTGATTATAGCAGTGGAAATCCAAATGTGAATATGTAA
- a CDS encoding T9SS type A sorting domain-containing protein: protein MKLKSTLFSFTILFLLTQSQAQQISFPGAEGAGRFTSGGRGTPTVPTTIYEVTTLADGTDNTVGTFRWAVRNNSPAAAHRTVIFRVSGTIRLTSPLTINRSNTTIAGQTAPGDGICIADYPVTISADNLIIRYIRFRLGDRHQQARSGGDDALGGTGRKNIIIDHCTFSWSNDELLSVYTGDSTTLQWNMLSEPLDSSYHVEGGPVQRHGYGGIWGGRRASFHHNLFAHLRGRAPRFDGSRNLPNSSSPVVGSENADYRNNVIYNWADYNVNGGEGGKYNIVNNYYKWGPNTPTSNTGGVSRRNLVLNPSRQSSPALPYGKFYLEGNFVENSAAVTARNWLGVAMSGGTQADTNQSKVEVPFNIAPVTTQSAQDAYISVLNGAGAILPKRDTLDQRIVNDVINRTGRLINVQGGHPWGTPFSSSESAWPTLVQLPAPTDTDKDGMPDAWELRRGLNPSNAADRNGYNTNGYTNLENYLNGDSIVAFGTNNTCITGKTIVTNGSGDWRHATDTTYSTVSSTDTLNAIASILDNGNTGNFTVSYYTTNSTRFLNSKPYLNRNITITPSDPSAISTPLTVRLYISQQEFAELQAADNTIASVSDLKVVKTSDNNCPNSLTGNYEMITPTATGVFGTYANGYYIEFQTASFSTFFIGSQSLALPLHLVSFAGSYNGSKVNLQWRTQNEVNTATFEIEKSKDAVSFSTIGTVAAAGNSSSRQYGFTEPELLQGKAYYRLKMIDIDGRFTYSQVISFSQSKSQAFVVNPNPASSNIIINHPKAIAGASLQVVSLEGKRLLNHTLTAGALQTSLYIGHLAPGIYLVVLNNGGERMTQRIIKN, encoded by the coding sequence ATGAAATTGAAATCTACCCTGTTTTCTTTCACCATATTATTTCTCTTAACGCAATCACAGGCTCAGCAAATTTCATTTCCTGGAGCTGAGGGCGCTGGCAGATTTACCAGCGGCGGCAGAGGTACACCGACAGTTCCGACTACCATTTATGAAGTAACCACGCTTGCCGATGGAACTGATAACACCGTAGGTACTTTTCGTTGGGCGGTAAGAAATAACAGCCCGGCCGCTGCTCATCGTACTGTTATTTTTAGGGTTTCAGGAACCATTCGTCTTACTTCTCCGCTTACAATAAACAGGTCGAATACTACTATTGCTGGACAGACTGCACCTGGCGATGGTATCTGTATCGCCGATTACCCAGTAACCATTAGTGCCGACAACCTCATCATCCGGTACATAAGGTTCAGGCTAGGCGACAGGCACCAGCAAGCAAGGTCGGGTGGCGACGATGCATTGGGTGGTACAGGAAGAAAAAATATAATCATTGACCATTGCACCTTTAGCTGGAGCAACGATGAACTCCTAAGTGTATACACGGGTGACAGTACAACGCTCCAGTGGAATATGCTGAGTGAGCCATTGGACTCTTCGTACCACGTTGAAGGTGGTCCGGTACAGCGTCATGGTTATGGCGGTATCTGGGGTGGCAGAAGAGCTTCTTTTCACCATAATCTTTTTGCTCATTTACGAGGTCGTGCACCACGGTTTGATGGTAGCCGCAACCTGCCTAATTCTTCCAGCCCTGTGGTAGGAAGTGAGAATGCAGACTATAGGAATAATGTTATTTACAACTGGGCAGACTACAACGTGAATGGTGGTGAAGGTGGTAAATATAACATTGTAAACAACTATTACAAGTGGGGGCCGAATACACCTACTTCCAATACAGGTGGTGTAAGCCGCAGAAACCTGGTGCTAAATCCATCACGTCAAAGTTCTCCTGCACTTCCTTACGGAAAGTTTTACCTGGAAGGAAACTTTGTAGAAAATTCTGCTGCCGTAACAGCAAGAAACTGGTTGGGTGTAGCCATGAGTGGAGGTACACAGGCAGATACCAATCAATCTAAAGTAGAAGTTCCTTTTAATATTGCTCCTGTAACCACACAGTCAGCGCAGGATGCATACATCTCAGTGCTAAATGGTGCGGGTGCTATATTGCCTAAACGTGATACACTTGACCAGCGGATTGTAAATGATGTAATTAACCGCACCGGCCGTTTGATCAATGTGCAGGGTGGCCATCCCTGGGGAACTCCTTTTTCTAGTTCAGAGTCTGCATGGCCAACGCTGGTTCAATTACCTGCCCCAACCGATACCGACAAAGACGGTATGCCTGATGCATGGGAGTTGAGAAGAGGGCTGAACCCATCTAACGCTGCAGACAGGAATGGCTACAACACCAATGGATATACCAACCTGGAGAACTACCTGAATGGCGACAGCATTGTTGCCTTTGGTACAAACAATACCTGCATTACAGGTAAAACAATTGTTACAAATGGTTCTGGTGATTGGCGCCATGCTACCGATACTACTTATTCAACGGTTAGTTCTACCGATACTTTAAATGCTATTGCTTCTATTCTTGATAATGGTAACACCGGCAACTTTACAGTCTCTTACTACACAACTAACAGCACACGTTTTTTAAATAGCAAACCTTACCTCAACAGGAACATAACAATTACACCATCTGATCCATCGGCTATTAGTACACCGCTAACCGTTCGTCTTTATATTTCGCAGCAGGAATTTGCTGAATTGCAGGCTGCCGACAATACCATCGCATCTGTAAGCGATCTGAAGGTGGTGAAGACATCGGATAACAATTGCCCAAACAGCTTAACTGGCAACTACGAGATGATAACTCCTACCGCAACCGGTGTGTTTGGAACTTATGCTAACGGATATTATATAGAATTTCAAACAGCTTCCTTCAGCACTTTCTTCATCGGTAGCCAATCGCTTGCCCTGCCGCTACATCTTGTTTCATTTGCAGGATCGTACAATGGATCGAAAGTGAACCTGCAATGGAGAACGCAGAACGAGGTAAATACTGCCACTTTTGAAATCGAAAAAAGTAAGGATGCAGTTAGCTTTTCTACCATCGGCACGGTAGCAGCTGCAGGTAATTCTAGCAGCCGTCAATATGGATTTACAGAGCCAGAACTGCTGCAGGGAAAAGCATATTACAGGTTGAAAATGATAGATATCGATGGACGATTTACATATAGCCAGGTTATCAGCTTTAGTCAAAGTAAAAGCCAGGCATTTGTAGTAAATCCAAATCCTGCCAGCAGCAATATCATCATTAATCATCCTAAAGCAATTGCTGGCGCTTCTTTACAAGTTGTTTCACTGGAAGGAAAGCGGCTGTTGAATCATACGCTTACAGCAGGCGCTTTACAAACTTCCCTTTACATAGGTCATCTTGCTCCCGGCATTTACCTGGTGGTATTGAACAATGGCGGAGAAAGGATGACACAAAGAATAATCAAGAATTAG